CTAAGAATGCTCTGTACTCAGTAGTTTAACTGTAGCTCATTTCAGGTTCTCCCTGGCCTCTCAGTCAAACTGAAATTCCTAGGATAACATTTAGTGGGGCCTGGTTGTAATTAAGTAATTCAGACACTGTGCAGATCCTGAGTGGTGGGCacaggagacaaggtctctagaGTGTGAGCAAGTGATTTTCCTGTGGATGTCAAGACCCACACCATTATGAGTTCAGATCAGATATAGGAAATGTGTACATGGTTCTtcatatgttaaaataaaaaccatttgtACAATGATATCTATATTCCAAGTCATATGTCTTGAATGTCTCTCTCTTAATTCTCAACTAATACTGCTAGAATATTTGTCATTTTGGTCTATATCATTCAAATGAGGAAACAGATGCATGGATATCTGATAACTTGACAAGAGTCACAGAGCTAGTGATGTTTGAACCAGATTGCCAGGTAGTCTGATTCCAAACCTATGACAGAGAACATGATACAGTAATTTTTTCTGAAAGTATTATGGAAGGATTACTATAATAAGTGATACTTGAAACGTAACCACCTTTTCTTGAAAGGTATTCACCAAACTAAAATTGATGATGTCTTTGCTTGCATAGAATGAGACATGTGGTGAAATGATGAAGAGAGATCCAAGGCCACAAGGAATGATGGGTATACAGCCTCAGAGACCTCCAAACATGGGGAAGCTTTAGTTTGAAAGGATAAATACCCACTGATGGAACTTCTCACTCCTTATAGGGCTGGGCCTGGTAATAGCATTTTCCTGAAGTCCCTCACTGTGTTCAGTCATTTCTTATACACCTGCACTGAGGTGTGTGCTCCTTGGCTTTACCAATGCTACCCCTCATCAGTCTAGGCACCCTCGCCATGTGCAGGTCTACTGGGTGTCTTCTGGTAGGGATCACCCTCTCCTCCATTTCATGATGTCCCCACCAGCTCCACCTCTCACACAGACCCAGACTCACCTGAGCTGCTGAAATGGCTCTTGTCGGTAGAACCGCTGTAGAAGCAATTGAAGCTGCTTTTCCCTCTTTTAGGGGAGTGCAGAGAAATTTTGTCAGACCCTTTTCCACTTGCTATTACGGTGACACTGTCATATACTTCATATACTGGAATTAACACCTCCTTTTGTTTAGGTTTGTAGGAAAATTCAGTTATGTTAGCCCCCAAGCAGGTTTTGATGGTAAACAGTGTCCCAGTAGCACCATTAAAGTCAACATAAGCTACTGTTCTGTTGAAAGATGAGGAACCGAAATGCCCAAACCGCACAGAGCCCTCCCCACTGTAATGAAACTTGTTCTTGCTGCCTCTGTAAACTGAGTAACAACTCTGGTTACTCAGAAGCTGAAGGGCTCTTGTTAGATAGTAATGGAAGGCCTTGTAATGGAAGTTACTGGGATTTTTCTTGAATTCTCTAACAGCTGTGTGAAAATTGTTGAGGGCGTGCCCAGTGTAAGCCACTACAGCTGTTCCGTGGAAGTCATGAAAACCTTTGGGATActtcactgtcttttttttctttttccattctaccTCTGCCTTTACCCACTCATGTTTTAATTCCTCATTCATGTTGAAGTCTTCTTGTAACAGCTGGGGTGCTTTTCTCTCCATGTCTTCAACACAGCCCTCATACTGATCATCAAATGCATCGGGAGCCATATCCAGGTC
The nucleotide sequence above comes from Peromyscus maniculatus bairdii isolate BWxNUB_F1_BW_parent chromosome 1, HU_Pman_BW_mat_3.1, whole genome shotgun sequence. Encoded proteins:
- the LOC102915785 gene encoding T-cell ecto-ADP-ribosyltransferase 2-like isoform X2 encodes the protein MPVSHKPCGKLCLNLKMTTKVHVILLTWLLTQQVTGLTEFFDLDMAPDAFDDQYEGCVEDMERKAPQLLQEDFNMNEELKHEWVKAEVEWKKKKKTVKYPKGFHDFHGTAVVAYTGHALNNFHTAVREFKKNPSNFHYKAFHYYLTRALQLLSNQSCYSVYRGSKNKFHYSGEGSVRFGHFGSSSFNRTVAYVDFNGATGTLFTIKTCLGANITEFSYKPKQKEVLIPVYEVYDSVTVIASGKGSDKISLHSPKRGKSSFNCFYSGSTDKSHFSSSATLLLVVLPGLLVQLLPLAEL
- the LOC102915785 gene encoding T-cell ecto-ADP-ribosyltransferase 2-like isoform X3, which gives rise to MPLCLNLKMTTKVHVILLTWLLTQQVTGLTEFFDLDMAPDAFDDQYEGCVEDMERKAPQLLQEDFNMNEELKHEWVKAEVEWKKKKKTVKYPKGFHDFHGTAVVAYTGHALNNFHTAVREFKKNPSNFHYKAFHYYLTRALQLLSNQSCYSVYRGSKNKFHYSGEGSVRFGHFGSSSFNRTVAYVDFNGATGTLFTIKTCLGANITEFSYKPKQKEVLIPVYEVYDSVTVIASGKGSDKISLHSPKRGKSSFNCFYSGSTDKSHFSSSATLLLVVLPGLLVQMLPLTEL
- the LOC102915785 gene encoding T-cell ecto-ADP-ribosyltransferase 2-like isoform X1; this translates as MPVSHKPCGKLCLNLKMTTKVHVILLTWLLTQQVTGLTEFFDLDMAPDAFDDQYEGCVEDMERKAPQLLQEDFNMNEELKHEWVKAEVEWKKKKKTVKYPKGFHDFHGTAVVAYTGHALNNFHTAVREFKKNPSNFHYKAFHYYLTRALQLLSNQSCYSVYRGSKNKFHYSGEGSVRFGHFGSSSFNRTVAYVDFNGATGTLFTIKTCLGANITEFSYKPKQKEVLIPVYEVYDSVTVIASGKGSDKISLHSPKRGKSSFNCFYSGSTDKSHFSSSATLLLVVLPGLLVQMLPLTEL
- the LOC102915785 gene encoding T-cell ecto-ADP-ribosyltransferase 1-like isoform X4, whose product is MTTKVHVILLTWLLTQQVTGLTEFFDLDMAPDAFDDQYEGCVEDMERKAPQLLQEDFNMNEELKHEWVKAEVEWKKKKKTVKYPKGFHDFHGTAVVAYTGHALNNFHTAVREFKKNPSNFHYKAFHYYLTRALQLLSNQSCYSVYRGSKNKFHYSGEGSVRFGHFGSSSFNRTVAYVDFNGATGTLFTIKTCLGANITEFSYKPKQKEVLIPVYEVYDSVTVIASGKGSDKISLHSPKRGKSSFNCFYSGSTDKSHFSSSATLLLVVLPGLLVQMLPLTEL